In Pollutimonas sp. M17, a single genomic region encodes these proteins:
- a CDS encoding NAD(P)/FAD-dependent oxidoreductase gives MPSAQNDLTSTAWDVVIVGAGPAGAATANTMAGFGQRVLLVDERVSSSFKLGESLPPASIGLVTRFLGDLERPERDLPGLFRTAGNASLWGTDQADVSDFFFTPTGFGLCIERLAFDEALRSRAVAAGATLLKGARFESCARIADGFSNWQVTLTSGMQARQYRARYLVDCSGRRAVVARALGVPIIQHHDQLFAYAQWYSSTNKDDDRYTRIEAMPHGWWYSNRLPGAERDQTRRLVIFLSDKDLPAARMAARSQGFDQLLNDSTFIRPLLHDRGFHPCGEIRGAPANSQRLQDFCGEAWMAVGDAAQAYDPLSSQGIDKALRTGSHAGHMVHYALTDCPPGTSALDSRNTHIHEYAEQQLQLWQTYISQRDYYYRVQPRWSDQPFWQRRQRRDNSDQENFR, from the coding sequence GTGCCCTCAGCGCAGAACGACCTGACGAGTACAGCATGGGACGTTGTTATCGTCGGCGCCGGGCCAGCTGGGGCAGCTACGGCGAACACGATGGCCGGATTTGGCCAGCGTGTTTTACTGGTGGACGAACGGGTATCCTCCAGCTTCAAGCTGGGCGAGTCGCTGCCGCCTGCCTCCATTGGCCTGGTCACGCGATTCCTGGGGGATCTCGAGCGTCCCGAACGGGACCTGCCGGGACTTTTTAGGACGGCGGGCAATGCCTCGCTGTGGGGAACCGACCAGGCGGATGTCTCTGACTTTTTCTTCACACCGACGGGCTTCGGGCTGTGCATCGAACGACTGGCATTTGATGAGGCGCTGCGGTCGAGGGCGGTCGCGGCCGGTGCAACGTTGCTCAAAGGTGCTCGCTTCGAGAGCTGCGCGAGGATCGCGGACGGCTTCTCAAATTGGCAAGTGACCTTAACGTCAGGTATGCAGGCGCGGCAATATCGCGCCCGTTATCTGGTTGACTGTTCCGGTCGGCGGGCGGTCGTGGCCAGAGCGCTAGGTGTCCCGATCATTCAACATCATGATCAGCTATTTGCCTACGCGCAATGGTACTCCAGTACCAATAAAGATGATGACCGCTATACACGGATTGAGGCCATGCCGCACGGCTGGTGGTATAGCAATCGCTTGCCGGGCGCTGAACGGGACCAAACCAGGCGGCTGGTAATCTTTCTTTCCGACAAGGACCTGCCTGCAGCGAGAATGGCCGCGCGCTCTCAAGGCTTCGATCAGTTGTTGAACGATTCGACGTTTATTAGGCCATTGCTCCATGACAGGGGCTTTCACCCTTGTGGGGAAATTCGAGGGGCGCCCGCCAACAGCCAGCGATTACAGGATTTCTGCGGTGAAGCCTGGATGGCGGTGGGCGATGCGGCGCAAGCGTATGATCCCCTGTCGTCGCAAGGCATCGACAAGGCACTCAGAACGGGTAGCCACGCTGGACACATGGTTCACTATGCATTGACAGACTGTCCGCCAGGTACGTCGGCATTGGACAGCCGCAATACTCATATCCACGAATACGCTGAGCAGCAACTGCAACTTTGGCAAACATACATATCACAACGAGATTATTACTATCGTGTCCAACCTCGTTGGTCCGATCAGCCTTTTTGGCAACGTCGGCAGCGCCGCGATAACTCCGACCAGGAAAACTTCCGTTAA
- a CDS encoding LodA/GoxA family CTQ-dependent oxidase produces the protein MTEKIKSIRIHPGMGLARVGNSDEFYIGPEAPGIVVDPGGSNGPGPNGGTYRDGKARLKRQAQRYRVYAYDENDKVVAELTSDSNLVKSMRWRVHVRNMKAANYAFQGPYLFDPDKLRNPSIQPGKKPTERDQLIIDAGVHTISSGQTGPVAMKGDIFTGVGKVSLPGELRYEGFTPKDPSKAVEVSYKGAKDIELGQLHLDSQSRLLFVPGPGKTECVTTPKVALSNPSASVNPPNGPQNGENPLTNQFSYFNVPGWWDDTCGGEIDVTVTLQDGTVLSTRDGVKVETDEGTRNPRAGAWIVTAPPKFAPHMYHVVSILDRVYEAFPEAYPYAGKKTNFYRDIYPIFAKAVNYGWVSAEAAGVTPATKGAAHGPGQAGDLLSAEYLASLADPLEKSKPIRQMVYGLMRHAPGKRGRLVDSLLPAPPQRPTSWKNEEFKRTEDDSKMPKLWGSGGKPLQNQQLGNHLPEQFLSLTDWQLNHLKNWADGDFEVGALQEPIPLEKLPLGEQPHALDSSALEPTIGGGFHPGIEFPYLILYRDYFAEAFRVGKDNAPGSLAAYMSSPWQGDFWSCNMAWWPVQRPDVVFEYDERNQSRTHKEWFRGYDADGEPLSSTDGYSQMAYAWSKLGMVLPVKTKDGSFLKDRGATVFVEQERDPILNRPPAKGS, from the coding sequence GTGACCGAGAAGATCAAGAGCATTCGCATTCACCCCGGTATGGGCTTGGCCCGCGTGGGAAACAGTGACGAGTTTTACATCGGCCCCGAGGCGCCGGGAATTGTGGTTGATCCGGGTGGTAGCAACGGACCGGGTCCGAACGGTGGGACTTATCGCGATGGCAAGGCGCGTCTGAAGCGCCAAGCACAGCGATATCGAGTATACGCCTATGATGAGAATGACAAAGTCGTTGCGGAACTTACGTCGGATTCGAATCTGGTCAAATCCATGCGATGGCGTGTGCATGTCAGAAATATGAAAGCGGCGAATTATGCGTTTCAAGGTCCATATCTGTTTGATCCTGACAAATTGCGCAATCCATCCATCCAACCCGGCAAAAAGCCGACCGAACGTGATCAACTGATCATCGATGCTGGAGTGCATACGATCTCCTCCGGGCAAACCGGCCCGGTTGCTATGAAGGGGGACATTTTCACGGGCGTTGGAAAAGTTTCGTTGCCAGGCGAATTGCGTTACGAAGGCTTCACGCCGAAGGATCCTTCAAAGGCTGTTGAAGTCAGCTATAAGGGTGCTAAGGATATTGAGCTTGGGCAGCTCCACCTGGACTCCCAAAGTCGATTGCTGTTCGTTCCCGGGCCTGGAAAAACGGAATGCGTCACGACGCCCAAGGTGGCCCTGTCGAACCCGAGCGCGTCCGTCAACCCTCCAAACGGCCCTCAAAATGGTGAAAACCCGCTGACGAACCAGTTTTCCTATTTCAATGTTCCGGGCTGGTGGGATGACACCTGTGGGGGTGAGATCGATGTCACGGTCACTCTCCAGGATGGCACTGTCTTGAGTACGCGTGACGGCGTGAAGGTAGAGACGGACGAAGGTACGAGGAATCCGCGCGCGGGGGCGTGGATTGTCACCGCACCGCCTAAGTTCGCCCCGCACATGTACCACGTGGTGTCTATTCTAGACCGCGTTTATGAGGCTTTCCCGGAGGCCTACCCCTACGCTGGGAAAAAGACGAATTTCTACCGCGATATCTATCCCATTTTTGCCAAGGCGGTAAATTACGGCTGGGTCAGTGCCGAGGCGGCGGGCGTTACGCCCGCGACGAAGGGGGCGGCCCATGGACCGGGGCAAGCTGGTGATTTGCTCAGCGCAGAGTATCTAGCTTCGTTGGCCGATCCACTCGAGAAGAGCAAGCCCATAAGACAAATGGTCTATGGATTGATGCGCCATGCGCCTGGAAAGCGCGGTCGGCTAGTGGATTCGCTGCTGCCCGCTCCTCCACAACGGCCAACCAGTTGGAAGAATGAAGAGTTCAAACGCACCGAGGACGATTCCAAGATGCCCAAGCTATGGGGTTCGGGGGGGAAACCTTTGCAGAACCAGCAGTTGGGCAACCATTTGCCGGAACAGTTTTTGAGCTTGACTGACTGGCAGCTGAATCATCTGAAGAACTGGGCAGATGGAGACTTCGAGGTCGGCGCCCTTCAGGAGCCCATACCCCTGGAGAAACTGCCATTGGGCGAACAGCCGCATGCACTCGATAGCTCGGCGCTCGAACCGACCATCGGCGGTGGCTTTCACCCGGGTATAGAGTTCCCTTACTTAATTCTCTATCGGGACTATTTCGCCGAAGCGTTCCGCGTGGGCAAAGACAACGCACCCGGTTCGCTGGCCGCCTATATGTCGAGTCCATGGCAAGGTGACTTCTGGTCATGCAACATGGCGTGGTGGCCGGTACAACGGCCGGACGTCGTTTTCGAATATGACGAAAGGAACCAATCCAGGACCCATAAAGAATGGTTCCGTGGGTACGACGCTGACGGTGAGCCGCTATCTTCCACTGATGGCTACAGCCAGATGGCGTATGCGTGGTCGAAACTGGGGATGGTGCTTCCAGTGAAGACCAAGGACGGCAGTTTTCTGAAAGATCGCGGCGCGACCGTATTCGTCGAGCAAGAACGTGATCCAATACTGAACCGGCCTCCCGCCAAAGGAAGCTGA
- a CDS encoding twin-arginine translocation signal domain-containing protein yields MEVTRRNFVKGCAAACVLLLPGVGAATQSSESVLEPAADSRIEKSIKAGFGGGFSVRGHAQTRGMTYADIEHAGNRYSVASADMLDWTIVAST; encoded by the coding sequence ATGGAAGTCACACGTAGGAATTTCGTCAAAGGGTGCGCAGCGGCCTGCGTTCTGTTATTGCCGGGCGTGGGCGCAGCCACGCAAAGCTCAGAAAGCGTTTTGGAGCCCGCTGCTGATTCGCGTATCGAAAAATCGATCAAGGCGGGCTTCGGCGGCGGCTTCTCGGTACGGGGGCATGCTCAAACCAGAGGGATGACTTACGCTGACATCGAACATGCCGGTAATCGTTACTCGGTCGCTTCCGCAGACATGCTTGATTGGACCATTGTCGCCTCTACCTGA
- a CDS encoding helix-turn-helix domain-containing protein gives MKEGFYISTDMVEESIRNDFWRETSSLLYEVSPIRDEGAGGMAGSVRSRLFGSMVLGNTTFNTQDCRRTTSLIAQTDLDFYLLQVILAGEYRGDFAGKDLHARPGDMFILDLTRPLNSRKEPGARITLVIPRKDIDKSLAMKNLHGVVLPASVATNRLLFDFIVSLDGQLDGMEARAIPGVQESLMVLVNAALGGVTLTHSQQMAINLSMRQRIIEYIDRHLADPALGPKAIMQHFRLSHSHLYRAFEMDKGVARLIRNKRLDMACRMVLQQRDQPLSLKALAYRCGFSSAAQFSRFFQDRFGVNPKELRHLQDTLPRGMNSSILFHEYIAERIPPAIGGN, from the coding sequence ATGAAAGAAGGTTTCTACATTTCAACCGATATGGTTGAGGAATCGATACGTAATGATTTCTGGCGGGAGACGTCATCCCTGCTTTATGAAGTGTCGCCCATACGCGACGAGGGCGCGGGCGGCATGGCGGGTTCGGTGCGTTCGCGCCTCTTCGGCAGCATGGTGCTGGGCAATACGACGTTCAATACGCAAGACTGCCGACGTACCACCAGCCTGATCGCGCAGACGGATCTGGACTTCTATTTGCTGCAGGTGATCCTGGCTGGGGAGTACCGGGGGGATTTCGCCGGCAAGGATCTGCATGCTCGGCCGGGGGATATGTTCATTCTGGATCTGACCCGTCCGCTGAACAGCCGGAAAGAGCCCGGTGCCAGAATTACCCTGGTGATCCCGCGCAAGGATATTGACAAGTCCCTGGCAATGAAGAACTTGCATGGTGTGGTGCTGCCGGCCAGCGTGGCGACCAACCGATTGCTGTTCGATTTCATCGTCTCTCTCGATGGCCAGTTGGATGGGATGGAGGCCCGCGCCATTCCGGGCGTGCAGGAATCGCTCATGGTGCTGGTGAACGCCGCTCTTGGCGGCGTCACCCTCACCCACTCACAGCAAATGGCCATTAATCTCTCCATGCGGCAGCGCATCATCGAGTACATTGATCGGCATCTCGCTGATCCAGCGCTTGGCCCCAAGGCCATCATGCAGCATTTCAGGCTGTCGCATTCCCATCTTTATCGTGCGTTCGAGATGGATAAAGGCGTGGCGCGACTGATCAGGAACAAGCGGTTGGACATGGCATGCCGCATGGTTTTGCAGCAGCGGGATCAGCCGCTGTCCTTGAAAGCGCTTGCCTATCGCTGCGGTTTCTCGAGCGCGGCGCAGTTTTCGAGGTTTTTTCAGGACAGGTTTGGGGTCAATCCCAAAGAGTTGCGCCATTTGCAGGACACGTTGCCGCGCGGGATGAATTCTTCCATCCTGTTCCATGAGTACATTGCCGAGCGGATTCCGCCTGCCATTGGGGGGAATTGA
- a CDS encoding helix-turn-helix domain-containing protein, with translation MPRKPPIIFPQEQRLLSALGERLRLARKRRKLSNAVVAQRAGISRTTLYKVEAGDAGATLGSYVRVLAVLGLEGDLDQLGADDRVGRKLQDLELEPTPKRRTTTRAKATKPSPTSNNEKST, from the coding sequence ATGCCACGCAAACCGCCAATCATCTTCCCTCAAGAACAGCGTCTCCTGTCCGCACTGGGAGAGCGGCTGCGCCTTGCCCGCAAGCGACGCAAATTGAGCAACGCCGTCGTCGCGCAACGCGCAGGGATTTCAAGGACGACTTTGTACAAGGTCGAGGCCGGGGACGCAGGGGCTACGCTGGGGTCCTATGTTCGGGTCCTGGCCGTGCTGGGTCTTGAGGGCGACCTCGATCAGTTGGGGGCCGACGACAGAGTTGGTCGAAAATTGCAGGACCTGGAGCTTGAACCCACTCCCAAGCGCCGCACGACCACCCGTGCCAAGGCGACCAAACCCTCGCCAACCTCAAACAACGAGAAATCGACATGA
- a CDS encoding type II toxin-antitoxin system HipA family toxin, producing the protein MSAQGNTLEVWLDDDLGPAHQVGTLAHDRGQIRFRYERDWLRDPRAFALDPDLSLDEHPFFPKPELGNFGIFLDSSPDRWGQTLMKRREALQAKDEQRSPRTLYAWDFLIGVQDLTRQGALRFRRPGTEAFLGDEKMAAPPVTTLRELEAVAYQLSNRRIDDLDALRKWLAVLVAPGASLGGARPKANFTETDGSLWIGKFPAKDDDRDVGAWEYVVHQLARKAGIDVPPAKLIKLNNDFHTFCVQRFDRANGSRRFYASAMTLLRKTQSEGTSYLELAQFIRAQGDAEHADADLEQLFRRVAFNVAVGNRDDHLRNHGFVLGKTGWRLAPAFDVNPNIDKAEHVLNIDDVDNRPSLKTVLSTAAFYGLNDVQARQIVVEVAMAVDRWQGAARRTGISAADIDLTAGAFSANKT; encoded by the coding sequence ATGAGCGCGCAGGGCAATACCCTGGAAGTCTGGTTGGATGATGATCTCGGCCCTGCACACCAAGTCGGCACGCTCGCCCATGACCGCGGCCAGATCCGCTTCCGTTACGAACGTGATTGGCTACGAGACCCTCGCGCCTTCGCGCTGGACCCTGACCTCTCTCTGGACGAACACCCCTTCTTTCCCAAGCCTGAACTAGGCAACTTCGGCATCTTCCTGGATTCGTCACCAGACCGATGGGGACAAACACTGATGAAGCGGCGCGAGGCCCTACAGGCAAAGGATGAGCAACGCTCTCCTCGCACGTTGTACGCCTGGGACTTCCTGATCGGCGTGCAAGACCTCACGCGCCAAGGCGCCCTGCGCTTTCGCCGGCCAGGTACGGAAGCGTTTCTTGGCGACGAGAAAATGGCGGCACCGCCTGTAACGACGCTACGAGAGTTGGAAGCCGTGGCATACCAGCTCAGCAACCGGCGTATCGACGATCTAGATGCACTACGCAAATGGCTCGCCGTGCTTGTCGCACCTGGCGCGTCTTTGGGCGGAGCAAGGCCAAAGGCCAACTTTACTGAAACCGACGGCTCACTGTGGATCGGCAAGTTCCCAGCCAAGGATGACGATCGAGACGTCGGAGCTTGGGAATATGTCGTTCACCAACTCGCCCGAAAAGCGGGGATAGACGTACCGCCTGCGAAGCTCATCAAGCTAAACAACGACTTCCATACCTTCTGCGTCCAAAGGTTCGATCGCGCCAACGGTTCGCGACGCTTCTATGCCTCGGCGATGACATTGCTTCGCAAGACGCAAAGTGAAGGTACGAGCTATCTGGAATTGGCGCAGTTCATTCGCGCTCAGGGGGATGCCGAGCATGCGGATGCGGACTTGGAACAGCTATTTCGCCGCGTGGCGTTCAACGTCGCGGTCGGCAACCGAGACGACCACCTTCGAAATCACGGATTCGTGCTTGGCAAGACAGGATGGAGACTTGCACCCGCGTTCGACGTCAATCCGAATATCGACAAGGCGGAACATGTATTGAATATCGACGACGTCGACAATCGACCTAGCCTAAAGACCGTCCTCAGCACGGCCGCATTTTATGGGCTGAACGATGTACAAGCTCGGCAAATTGTGGTTGAGGTAGCCATGGCTGTCGATCGTTGGCAGGGCGCTGCTCGTCGGACGGGCATTAGCGCTGCGGATATTGATTTGACTGCAGGGGCGTTTTCGGCAAACAAAACATAG
- the trmB gene encoding tRNA (guanosine(46)-N7)-methyltransferase TrmB, translated as MNSQSNSPTPPFAGLVADTHPALAGKEAIDFVTTSTSPSGSSHIRSFVHRRAHITPGQKEALDRLLPLWSLPYRKAQLDFDKTFGRQAPTVLEIGFGMGETTQKIAQARPGDNFLGVEVFNAGVGAMLKRIDESGLGNVRIIQHDAVEVARDMIAPDSLAGVHIYFPDPWPKKRHHKRRLIQPAFIQLLASRIKPGGYIHCATDWENYAEQMLEVLSGEPSLANTADGYAPRPDFRPQTKFETRGLRLGHGVWDLIFKRK; from the coding sequence ATGAATTCCCAATCCAACTCCCCTACACCTCCTTTCGCGGGCCTGGTGGCCGATACGCATCCCGCCCTGGCCGGGAAGGAAGCGATCGATTTCGTCACGACGTCCACCTCGCCATCCGGAAGCAGCCATATACGCAGTTTCGTGCATCGGCGCGCCCACATCACCCCGGGCCAGAAAGAAGCCCTGGACCGCCTATTGCCGCTGTGGTCCCTGCCCTATCGCAAGGCACAGCTGGATTTCGACAAGACATTCGGCCGTCAGGCGCCCACCGTGCTGGAGATCGGCTTCGGCATGGGCGAGACCACTCAGAAAATCGCCCAGGCCAGGCCTGGCGACAACTTCCTGGGTGTGGAGGTATTCAACGCCGGCGTGGGCGCAATGCTCAAGCGCATCGACGAGTCGGGGCTTGGCAATGTACGCATCATCCAGCACGATGCGGTGGAAGTGGCCCGCGACATGATCGCCCCTGACTCGCTGGCGGGCGTGCACATCTACTTTCCCGACCCATGGCCCAAGAAGCGCCACCACAAGCGCCGCCTGATCCAGCCGGCCTTCATCCAGCTGCTGGCCAGCCGCATCAAGCCCGGCGGCTATATACACTGCGCCACCGATTGGGAAAACTATGCCGAACAGATGCTGGAAGTGCTAAGCGGGGAGCCCAGCCTGGCCAATACAGCCGACGGCTATGCGCCGCGTCCCGACTTCCGCCCGCAGACCAAGTTCGAAACACGCGGCCTGCGGCTGGGCCATGGCGTCTGGGACCTGATCTTCAAGCGGAAGTAG
- the pip gene encoding prolyl aminopeptidase — protein sequence MYPEIQPYAHGFLDTGDGHQVYWELCGNPQGKPAVFLHGGPGSGCSAAHRRLFDPERYKVLLFDQRGCGRSTPHAGLENNTTWHLVADIERLRSEVLEAEKILIFGGSWGSTLGLAYGQKHPDRVSEMILRGIFAIRREELLWFYQEGASRIFPDYWEDYLAPIPEAERHDLMAAYRRRLTGTDRQAQLQAAHAWSLWESRSITLLPSAEHEKAHSADDSALAFARIENHYFVHNGFMDEGQLIRDAHLLHGIPGIIVQGRYDMCTPAKTAWELHRAWPQAEFHMVPDAGHAFDEPGILKQLLAATDKFSR from the coding sequence GTGTACCCGGAAATACAGCCTTATGCCCATGGTTTTCTGGACACCGGAGACGGTCACCAGGTGTATTGGGAGCTCTGCGGAAATCCGCAGGGCAAGCCGGCGGTGTTCCTGCATGGCGGCCCCGGTAGCGGTTGCTCGGCGGCTCACCGGCGGCTGTTCGATCCGGAACGCTATAAAGTCCTGCTGTTCGATCAGCGCGGCTGCGGCCGGTCCACGCCGCATGCGGGCCTGGAGAACAATACGACCTGGCATCTGGTGGCCGACATCGAGCGCCTGCGCAGCGAGGTGCTGGAAGCTGAAAAGATACTGATCTTTGGGGGATCGTGGGGTTCCACGCTGGGGCTGGCCTACGGCCAGAAGCACCCGGACCGGGTCAGCGAGATGATACTGCGCGGCATCTTTGCCATACGCCGCGAAGAACTGCTATGGTTCTACCAGGAAGGCGCATCGCGAATCTTTCCCGACTACTGGGAAGACTATCTGGCGCCGATACCGGAAGCAGAGCGGCACGACCTTATGGCGGCCTACCGGCGCCGGCTTACCGGCACCGACCGCCAAGCGCAGTTGCAGGCGGCCCATGCCTGGAGCCTATGGGAAAGCCGCAGCATCACGCTGCTGCCCAGCGCGGAGCACGAGAAAGCGCATTCGGCCGACGATTCCGCCCTGGCCTTCGCACGGATAGAAAACCACTACTTCGTGCACAATGGCTTCATGGACGAAGGCCAGTTGATACGCGACGCCCATTTGCTGCACGGCATTCCGGGCATCATCGTGCAGGGACGCTACGACATGTGCACGCCGGCAAAGACGGCGTGGGAACTGCATCGGGCATGGCCGCAGGCCGAGTTCCACATGGTTCCCGATGCGGGCCACGCCTTCGACGAGCCCGGCATACTGAAGCAGCTTCTTGCCGCCACCGACAAATTCAGCCGGTAA
- the thiS gene encoding sulfur carrier protein ThiS: MNITLNGKPMQLDQVNTIAELVAHLGYQDKRIAVERNGNIVPKSQHGQTGLADGDQLEIVVAVGGG, from the coding sequence ATGAACATCACCCTCAATGGCAAACCGATGCAGCTCGATCAGGTCAATACCATTGCCGAACTGGTCGCGCACCTGGGCTACCAGGACAAGCGCATCGCCGTGGAGCGCAACGGCAACATCGTGCCCAAAAGCCAGCACGGCCAGACCGGCCTGGCCGATGGCGACCAGCTGGAAATTGTCGTCGCCGTGGGGGGCGGCTGA
- the ffh gene encoding signal recognition particle protein: protein MLDNLTQRLSRVVKTMRGEARLTEANTQDMLREVRMALLEADVALPVVRDFVARVKERALGQDVVGSLNPGQALVGVVHKELTALMGGDLGDEAGELSLAAQPPAVILMAGLQGAGKTTTTGKLAKWLAEGGHIQNGRKTGKKKVLVVSADVYRPAAIEQLKTVAAQVKVDFLPSDASQKPEQIAHAALDHARKHHYDVLIVDTAGRLGVDEAMMREIRALHDLLNPIETLFVVDAMQGQDAVNVARAFADALPLTGVVLTKLDGDARGGAALSVRHVTGKPLKFVGVSEKLDGLEPFHPERMAQRVLGMGDIVALVEQAQKNIDVAEAEKLAAKIKSGSRFDLNDFREQLQQVKKMGDMGSLLEKLPAQFAQAAGQLQGGQAEKQLRRSEGILNSMTPAERAKPELLKASRKRRIAAGAGVPVQEVNRLLTQYDQMQGMMKQMKKGGMAKMMRAMGGLKGLGKGGFGGFR from the coding sequence ATGCTCGACAATCTGACCCAGCGTTTATCGCGCGTTGTCAAAACAATGCGCGGCGAGGCCCGTTTAACCGAAGCCAATACGCAAGACATGCTGCGCGAGGTGCGCATGGCCTTGCTGGAGGCCGACGTGGCTTTGCCCGTGGTGCGCGATTTTGTGGCCCGCGTGAAAGAACGCGCACTGGGCCAGGACGTGGTCGGCAGCCTGAATCCGGGCCAGGCGCTGGTGGGCGTGGTGCACAAGGAGCTGACCGCGCTCATGGGCGGCGACCTGGGTGACGAGGCCGGCGAGCTTTCCCTGGCCGCCCAGCCGCCCGCCGTCATACTGATGGCGGGCCTGCAGGGGGCCGGCAAGACCACCACCACCGGCAAGCTGGCCAAATGGCTGGCCGAGGGCGGCCACATCCAGAACGGCCGCAAGACGGGTAAAAAGAAAGTGCTTGTGGTCAGCGCCGACGTCTATCGCCCGGCCGCCATCGAGCAGCTGAAAACCGTGGCGGCGCAGGTCAAGGTGGATTTCCTGCCGTCCGACGCCTCGCAGAAGCCCGAGCAGATCGCCCACGCGGCGCTGGATCATGCCCGGAAGCACCATTACGACGTGCTGATCGTCGATACGGCCGGCCGCCTGGGCGTGGACGAGGCCATGATGCGCGAAATCCGCGCGCTGCATGACCTGCTGAACCCCATCGAGACCCTGTTCGTGGTGGACGCCATGCAGGGACAGGACGCGGTCAACGTGGCGCGCGCCTTTGCCGACGCCCTGCCGCTGACCGGTGTGGTGCTGACCAAGTTGGACGGCGATGCGCGCGGCGGCGCGGCCTTGTCGGTGCGCCATGTCACGGGCAAGCCCCTTAAGTTTGTCGGCGTGTCCGAAAAGCTGGACGGCCTGGAGCCTTTCCACCCCGAGCGCATGGCGCAGCGCGTGCTAGGCATGGGCGACATCGTCGCCCTGGTGGAGCAGGCGCAGAAGAACATCGATGTGGCCGAGGCCGAGAAGCTGGCGGCCAAGATCAAGTCGGGTTCGCGTTTCGACCTGAACGACTTTCGCGAGCAGCTGCAGCAGGTCAAGAAGATGGGCGACATGGGCTCGCTGCTGGAAAAGCTGCCGGCCCAGTTTGCCCAGGCGGCGGGCCAGCTGCAAGGCGGCCAGGCCGAAAAGCAGCTGCGCCGCAGCGAAGGCATCCTGAACTCCATGACGCCGGCCGAGCGTGCCAAGCCTGAATTGCTGAAAGCCTCGCGCAAGCGCCGCATCGCTGCGGGCGCGGGCGTGCCCGTGCAAGAAGTCAACCGCCTGCTGACCCAATACGATCAGATGCAGGGCATGATGAAGCAGATGAAAAAGGGCGGCATGGCCAAGATGATGCGTGCCATGGGTGGCTTGAAAGGCCTGGGCAAGGGCGGCTTCGGCGGATTCCGCTAG
- a CDS encoding inner membrane protein YpjD: MSAGIVFHLLAALAYAVLALSLWRPLTRGGEQVSTGKVRRVCLASTIVLHGIGLAQAIVPDHTLVLSWALALSAAVWLGMVVFWLESLVMRIDGLLLILLPASAIASALAGLFPMGHVVAHAGSEWLRVHLLIALTAYGLITVAALQAMLMTALDRQLHRPVEPVATRTTLNRALDSMPPLLLQEVLLFRLIWIGFAVLTLTVITGAIVSLRLTTDLVPMDHKTIFTLLSWLTFGGLLIGRYTRGWRGRIALRWTLVGFAFLLLAYTGSRFVLDVILQRG, from the coding sequence ATGTCTGCAGGCATTGTATTTCACTTGCTGGCGGCTCTGGCGTACGCCGTGCTGGCTCTCTCGCTTTGGCGCCCTTTGACCCGGGGCGGCGAACAGGTCAGCACCGGAAAAGTACGGCGCGTATGCCTGGCCAGCACCATCGTGCTGCATGGCATAGGCCTGGCGCAGGCCATCGTGCCCGATCACACCCTGGTGCTGAGTTGGGCGCTGGCCCTTTCGGCCGCGGTCTGGCTGGGCATGGTGGTGTTCTGGCTGGAAAGCCTGGTCATGCGCATAGACGGCCTGCTGCTTATTCTACTCCCTGCCTCGGCCATCGCTTCGGCGCTGGCCGGCCTGTTTCCCATGGGGCACGTCGTCGCCCATGCCGGCAGCGAATGGCTGCGGGTGCACCTGCTGATCGCCCTGACGGCCTATGGCCTGATCACCGTGGCCGCCCTTCAGGCCATGCTCATGACCGCGCTGGACCGCCAGCTTCACCGGCCCGTGGAACCCGTGGCCACGCGCACCACGCTGAATCGCGCGCTGGACTCCATGCCGCCGCTGCTCCTGCAGGAAGTCCTGCTGTTCCGCCTCATCTGGATAGGCTTCGCCGTCCTGACGCTGACCGTCATCACGGGCGCCATCGTATCGCTGCGCCTGACCACCGACCTGGTTCCCATGGACCACAAGACCATCTTCACGCTGCTGTCCTGGCTGACTTTCGGCGGCCTGCTGATCGGCCGCTACACGCGCGGATGGCGCGGACGCATCGCTCTACGCTGGACGCTGGTCGGCTTCGCCTTCCTGCTGCTGGCCTACACCGGCAGCCGCTTCGTGCTCGACGTCATTCTGCAACGAGGTTAA
- a CDS encoding PP0621 family protein, with amino-acid sequence MGKILFWVVVIIGGLLAARVLAHYNAQDRADNREAKPIKRRRSEKKPLESMVRCEHCGIHLPRSEAVMANGRIWCSQDHAKLGVRQ; translated from the coding sequence GTGGGAAAAATACTGTTCTGGGTAGTGGTCATCATCGGCGGCCTGCTGGCCGCGCGCGTCCTGGCGCATTACAACGCGCAAGATCGGGCGGACAATCGCGAAGCTAAACCGATCAAGCGGCGCCGCAGCGAAAAGAAGCCGCTTGAATCCATGGTGCGCTGCGAGCATTGCGGCATACACCTGCCTCGGTCTGAAGCCGTCATGGCCAATGGCCGCATCTGGTGCAGCCAGGATCACGCCAAGCTGGGCGTGCGCCAGTGA